Proteins encoded within one genomic window of Candidatus Oleimmundimicrobium sp.:
- a CDS encoding 2Fe-2S iron-sulfur cluster-binding protein, whose product MAAFQRFSELLQRATIYLIVATVFLSGPIQAQVSPEDHQAHHPDVAAPPPQFTPASPVVGKSTGMMEGMGEMMRQMGVSPPKEIYPSLMTLSDLPPEKRAEVEAAAHERMVSGTALMTDGLTRLADSASSNDYELMQQAVSLLHEGMARFESGLAAHQVLVGTDDPQAVALDWFRREMELPVPNPPAVNTGVMDMTWFHFWIMLSSSALIAGFFWLYILKMRRASQLLSSLAAPARQPSPLQAPMPPPIQFPGSAETTASGRPWSGQLRISRIFQETGDVKTFRLVNPVGGMLPFDYLPGQFITVTVPHGEATVRRGYTIASSPTQRDYIEITVKHAPEGVVSGYLHSEIHEGSLLDLSGPAGSFVFTGRECKCIVLIAGGVGITPLMSVLRYLLDRSWEGDIFLVYGCRAPEDIIFREELEYLRRRHTNLQVVITVSQSGAEKWAGPQGRITKELLAESIPDLPSRYIHICGPVPMMEATKQILSELGIPKDRIKTEAFGPALGKQERLPSADQKTAGPSSPKPGLPTVTFTDSDRAGPLPPDKVVLDVAEELGVDIDYSCRTGICGVCRVELLAGEVSMDVEDGLEPGDKEKNLILACQAKANCDISVKA is encoded by the coding sequence TTGGCCGCTTTCCAACGCTTTTCCGAACTATTACAGCGGGCAACGATATACCTGATCGTAGCAACTGTTTTTTTGTCCGGCCCCATTCAGGCTCAGGTCTCCCCGGAGGATCATCAAGCTCATCACCCAGACGTAGCGGCCCCACCACCACAATTCACACCAGCTTCTCCGGTTGTCGGAAAAAGTACCGGCATGATGGAAGGCATGGGTGAGATGATGCGCCAAATGGGTGTATCTCCCCCGAAAGAGATTTATCCATCACTCATGACGTTGTCTGATCTTCCGCCCGAAAAACGGGCGGAGGTGGAAGCCGCTGCCCATGAACGTATGGTCAGTGGCACGGCACTGATGACCGACGGGCTCACCCGCCTCGCCGATTCTGCATCCTCCAATGATTATGAACTGATGCAACAGGCCGTGAGCCTGCTGCATGAAGGTATGGCCCGATTCGAGAGTGGGTTAGCGGCTCATCAGGTGTTGGTCGGCACCGACGATCCGCAGGCCGTTGCTCTCGACTGGTTCCGACGCGAAATGGAACTGCCTGTGCCAAACCCGCCTGCTGTAAACACCGGGGTCATGGATATGACTTGGTTCCATTTCTGGATCATGCTCAGCTCGTCAGCGCTCATCGCCGGTTTCTTTTGGTTGTACATACTCAAGATGCGCCGGGCCTCGCAGCTCCTGAGCAGTTTAGCGGCGCCAGCGCGGCAGCCTTCACCTCTGCAGGCCCCAATGCCGCCGCCAATCCAATTCCCAGGATCTGCCGAGACTACCGCGTCTGGACGACCCTGGTCGGGGCAGCTGCGCATCAGTCGTATTTTCCAGGAGACCGGCGACGTCAAAACGTTCCGGCTCGTGAATCCGGTCGGAGGGATGCTGCCTTTCGATTACCTGCCCGGGCAATTCATCACAGTCACAGTGCCACACGGTGAAGCAACTGTTCGCCGTGGCTATACGATCGCCTCTTCGCCGACACAACGGGATTACATCGAAATCACTGTCAAACATGCGCCTGAGGGTGTGGTGTCCGGTTATCTCCATTCCGAGATCCACGAAGGTAGCTTGCTGGATCTCTCGGGACCGGCCGGTTCGTTTGTTTTCACAGGCCGGGAATGCAAATGCATTGTTCTGATTGCCGGAGGTGTTGGCATCACCCCACTTATGAGTGTATTGCGCTATCTTCTGGATCGTAGTTGGGAAGGTGACATTTTCCTGGTTTATGGTTGCCGTGCACCAGAGGACATCATTTTTCGAGAAGAACTGGAGTATTTGAGGCGCCGTCACACCAATCTTCAGGTGGTCATTACAGTATCGCAAAGCGGGGCGGAAAAATGGGCTGGCCCTCAGGGGCGCATCACCAAAGAGTTGCTGGCCGAGTCAATCCCGGATTTGCCGTCACGCTATATCCATATTTGCGGTCCTGTCCCAATGATGGAGGCGACGAAGCAGATTCTCTCAGAACTTGGCATACCTAAAGACCGCATTAAAACAGAGGCATTCGGTCCAGCTCTTGGCAAACAGGAACGCTTGCCGAGCGCTGATCAGAAGACCGCAGGCCCCAGTTCTCCCAAGCCTGGGCTTCCCACGGTTACCTTCACGGATTCGGACAGAGCGGGACCCCTTCCTCCTGATAAAGTTGTGCTCGATGTGGCTGAAGAATTGGGCGTGGACATCGATTACTCCTGCCGCACCGGCATATGTGGGGTTTGCCGGGTAGAGCTACTTGCTGGTGAAGTTAGCATGGACGTTGAAGACGGCCTGGAGCCGGGGGATAAGGAAAAAAACCTAATATTGGCCTGCCAAGCCAAAGCCAATTGCGACATTTCGGTAAAGGCATGA